The Salinispora tropica CNB-440 genome has a window encoding:
- a CDS encoding ferredoxin has translation MTVVDTRWTVTVDREACIGTGVCAGAAPRQIEIRAGKASVLASESAPDEAVIDAADMCPMSAITVRDAASGALLAPEE, from the coding sequence GTGACCGTGGTGGACACCCGTTGGACGGTGACCGTCGACCGGGAGGCCTGCATCGGCACCGGGGTCTGTGCCGGCGCGGCGCCCCGTCAGATTGAGATCCGGGCCGGCAAAGCGTCCGTCCTGGCCTCGGAGAGCGCACCCGACGAGGCGGTCATCGACGCCGCCGACATGTGCCCGATGTCCGCGATCACGGTGCGCGACGCCGCCTCCGGCGCGCTGCTCGCGCCCGAGGAGTGA
- a CDS encoding cytochrome P450, with protein sequence MTIDQEIRKYPFCESPGIGIDPTYGLLRSTEPLARVQLPYGEVSWLATRYEDVKTVLTDPRFSRAAAQGKDQPRTREEMTYEGIIGLDPPDHTRLRKLAGKALTARRVNAIRADAQRIANEYVDEMIAKGSPGDLVELFALPYPVTVICELLGVPFEDRAQFRIWTEGLTSTSEQLMVYAEQLFGYMGKLVAQRREEPTDDLLGALVKARDEGDRLTEQELLSIAGVGLLLTGVETVSTHIPNFVYALLTHPELMAQLRADRSLVPAAVEELLRMIPLNPAAMFPRYAVEDVTLSGITVRAGEPVLVSLPGANRDPEVFENPETFDFTREQNPHVAFGHGPHHCLGAQLARMELQVALHTVLDRFPDLSLADGDEGVSWKSGLLVRGPSRLLVAW encoded by the coding sequence GTGACGATCGATCAGGAGATCCGCAAGTATCCGTTCTGCGAGTCGCCCGGAATCGGCATCGACCCGACCTACGGGCTGCTGCGTAGCACCGAGCCGCTGGCCCGGGTGCAATTGCCGTACGGCGAGGTGTCCTGGCTGGCCACCCGGTACGAAGATGTCAAGACCGTGCTGACGGACCCGAGGTTCAGCCGGGCCGCGGCGCAGGGCAAGGACCAGCCCCGTACCCGTGAGGAGATGACGTACGAGGGCATCATCGGCCTCGACCCGCCGGACCACACCCGGCTGCGCAAGCTGGCCGGCAAGGCGCTGACCGCCCGCCGGGTCAACGCGATCCGCGCCGACGCGCAGCGGATCGCCAACGAGTACGTCGACGAGATGATAGCCAAGGGCTCCCCGGGCGATCTGGTCGAGCTGTTCGCTCTGCCGTACCCGGTCACCGTGATCTGTGAGCTGCTCGGTGTGCCGTTCGAGGACCGCGCCCAGTTCCGGATCTGGACCGAGGGGCTGACCAGTACCAGTGAGCAGCTGATGGTCTACGCCGAGCAACTGTTCGGCTACATGGGCAAGCTGGTCGCTCAGCGCCGTGAGGAGCCCACCGACGACCTTCTCGGGGCGCTGGTCAAGGCCCGCGACGAGGGCGACCGACTGACCGAGCAGGAGCTGCTCTCCATCGCCGGGGTCGGTCTGCTGCTCACCGGCGTCGAGACGGTCTCCACGCACATCCCGAACTTCGTCTACGCGCTGCTCACCCACCCGGAGCTGATGGCGCAGCTGCGTGCCGACCGGAGCCTGGTGCCGGCAGCCGTGGAGGAGCTGCTGCGGATGATCCCGCTCAACCCGGCCGCCATGTTCCCCCGCTACGCGGTGGAGGATGTGACGCTCAGCGGGATCACCGTGCGCGCCGGCGAGCCGGTGCTCGTCTCCCTGCCGGGCGCCAACCGCGACCCGGAGGTCTTCGAGAACCCGGAGACCTTCGACTTCACGCGTGAGCAGAACCCGCACGTCGCCTTCGGACACGGCCCGCACCACTGTCTCGGCGCGCAACTGGCCCGGATGGAGTTGCAGGTGGCCCTGCACACCGTCCTGGACCGCTTCCCCGACCTGAGCCTGGCCGACGGCGACGAGGGCGTGTCGTGGAAGTCCGGCCTGCTGGTCCGGGGCCCGAGCCGGCTGCTGGTGGCCTGGTGA
- a CDS encoding KamA family radical SAM protein, with protein MSLLVSTTSDPGRFRSFGPHHIDELGARYGLSADNVRAIRTISRVLPFRVNEYVLSHLIDWDRIPDDPIFRLVFPQRGMLAAADERLLGDLLGAGDRTGLRVEVARIRAGLNPHPSGQQQHNVPHLDGHELPGMQHKYRETVLYFPQQGQTCHAYCTYCFRWAQFVGDADLRFAAPGPEQLVTYLHRHPAVTDVLVTGGDPMIMSTERLRSHVEPLLRVDTVRTVRFGTKAVAYWPYRFVSDSDADDLLRLFAQVVAAGRNVAVMAHFSHPRELATEIATRAIARIRSTGAVVYCQAPLIRYVNDDPHAWSDMWRAELALGAVPYYMFVERDTGPRDYFQVPLTRAADIFRTAYQDLPGLARTVRGPVMSATPGKVLVDGVERTPHGEFFQLRLIQARDRRLVGRPFRARWSADAAWLSDLQIDPAAPADILAAVSPSAARPGAAVTA; from the coding sequence ATGTCCCTGCTCGTTTCCACGACCTCCGATCCGGGGCGGTTCCGCTCCTTCGGGCCGCACCATATCGACGAACTGGGCGCCCGCTATGGATTGTCGGCCGACAATGTGCGCGCGATCCGCACCATTTCCCGGGTGCTGCCGTTCCGGGTCAACGAATACGTCCTGTCGCACCTGATCGACTGGGACCGCATTCCGGACGACCCAATCTTCCGATTGGTGTTCCCACAGCGTGGCATGCTCGCCGCCGCCGACGAACGACTCCTCGGTGACCTACTGGGCGCCGGCGACCGCACGGGGCTGCGCGTGGAGGTGGCCCGGATCCGGGCCGGGCTCAACCCGCACCCGTCCGGGCAGCAGCAGCACAACGTGCCGCACCTGGATGGTCACGAGCTGCCCGGCATGCAGCACAAGTACCGGGAGACGGTGCTGTACTTCCCCCAGCAGGGGCAGACGTGCCACGCCTACTGCACCTACTGCTTCCGCTGGGCGCAGTTCGTCGGCGACGCCGATCTGCGGTTCGCCGCGCCGGGCCCGGAGCAGCTGGTGACGTATCTGCACCGGCACCCGGCGGTGACCGACGTGCTGGTCACCGGCGGCGACCCGATGATCATGTCGACGGAGCGGCTGCGCAGCCACGTGGAACCGCTGCTACGGGTGGACACGGTGCGCACCGTCCGCTTCGGCACCAAGGCGGTGGCCTACTGGCCGTACCGGTTCGTCTCCGACAGCGACGCCGACGACCTGCTGCGGCTGTTCGCACAGGTGGTCGCCGCCGGCCGCAACGTCGCGGTGATGGCGCACTTCAGCCACCCGCGTGAGCTGGCCACCGAGATCGCCACGCGGGCCATCGCCCGGATCCGGTCGACCGGGGCGGTGGTCTACTGCCAGGCCCCGCTGATCCGCTACGTCAACGACGACCCCCATGCCTGGAGCGACATGTGGCGGGCCGAGCTGGCTCTCGGCGCGGTGCCCTACTACATGTTCGTCGAGCGGGATACCGGGCCTCGGGACTACTTCCAGGTGCCGCTCACCCGCGCCGCCGACATCTTCCGTACCGCCTATCAGGACCTGCCCGGCCTGGCCCGGACCGTGCGGGGGCCGGTCATGTCGGCGACCCCCGGCAAAGTCCTGGTCGACGGCGTCGAGCGGACCCCGCACGGCGAGTTCTTCCAACTCCGGTTGATCCAGGCCCGCGACCGCCGGCTGGTCGGCCGGCCGTTCCGGGCCCGGTGGTCGGCGGACGCGGCGTGGTTGAGCGACCTACAGATCGACCCGGCCGCCCCAGCGGACATCCTCGCCGCGGTCAGCCCCAGCGCGGCCCGCCCCGGCGCGGCCGTCACCGCCTGA
- a CDS encoding pyridoxal phosphate-dependent aminotransferase, with product MAGRRISPNLALDQLVAQRIARGESIVHLGFGESRLPVFPPLVRQLTEAADRNAYGPVVGDPATRDAVAGYFSRRRLPTEANQVIVAPGSKPLLMALQLVVGGGTLVALPSWVTYAPQARLAGKKVWGVPIPRSCGGVPDPAALRETVRDARGLGQDPRILVLTSPDNPTGTHAPDEVVRDLCAIAEEEDLLIVSDEIYRDILHEPGADLLSPAEVAPRRTVVITGLSKNLALGGWRIGAARFPAGGWGERIRADVAAVASEIWSTLAGPMQSVARYAFAEPPEIRERLTADVALHGTVAGAVHQIMVDAGATCRQPTGAFYVYPDFAPLRGPLAEQGVTDGATLQRHLLEELGVAVLSGHHFGDQPDALRFRAATSMLYGATPQQQRQTQDAADPLTVPHVADALAHIERALAKLPR from the coding sequence ATGGCCGGCCGCAGGATCTCGCCCAATCTCGCACTCGACCAGCTGGTCGCGCAGCGGATCGCCAGGGGCGAGTCCATCGTGCACCTCGGTTTCGGCGAGTCCCGCCTGCCGGTCTTTCCGCCGCTGGTGCGACAGCTGACCGAGGCCGCAGACCGCAACGCGTACGGGCCGGTGGTCGGCGACCCGGCCACCCGGGACGCCGTGGCCGGCTACTTCTCCCGACGCCGCCTGCCCACGGAAGCCAACCAGGTGATCGTCGCGCCGGGCAGTAAACCGCTGCTGATGGCCCTGCAACTGGTCGTCGGCGGTGGCACCCTGGTCGCTCTGCCCAGCTGGGTCACCTACGCCCCGCAGGCCCGGCTGGCCGGCAAGAAGGTGTGGGGGGTGCCGATCCCGAGGTCCTGTGGCGGAGTGCCCGACCCGGCAGCGCTGCGGGAGACGGTCCGCGACGCCCGGGGGCTCGGCCAGGACCCCCGAATCCTCGTGCTCACCTCGCCGGACAATCCGACGGGCACCCACGCCCCGGACGAGGTGGTCCGGGACCTGTGCGCGATCGCCGAGGAGGAGGACCTACTGATCGTCTCGGACGAGATCTACCGAGACATCCTGCACGAGCCGGGGGCGGACCTGCTCAGTCCGGCGGAGGTCGCGCCCCGGCGGACGGTGGTGATCACCGGGCTGAGCAAAAACCTGGCGCTCGGCGGCTGGCGGATCGGGGCGGCCCGGTTCCCGGCCGGCGGGTGGGGCGAGCGGATCCGCGCGGACGTCGCCGCGGTGGCCAGCGAGATCTGGTCCACCCTGGCCGGCCCGATGCAGTCGGTGGCCCGGTACGCCTTCGCCGAGCCGCCGGAGATCCGCGAGCGGCTGACGGCGGACGTCGCACTGCACGGCACCGTGGCCGGCGCCGTGCACCAGATCATGGTGGATGCGGGCGCGACCTGCCGGCAGCCGACCGGCGCGTTCTACGTCTACCCGGACTTCGCACCGCTCCGGGGCCCGCTGGCGGAGCAGGGCGTCACCGACGGCGCGACACTGCAGCGCCACCTGCTGGAGGAACTGGGGGTCGCGGTGCTCTCCGGCCACCACTTCGGCGACCAACCCGACGCGCTGCGCTTCCGCGCCGCGACCAGCATGCTCTACGGCGCCACCCCGCAGCAGCAGCGGCAGACCCAGGACGCCGCCGACCCGCTCACCGTGCCGCACGTCGCCGACGCGCTGGCCCACATCGAGCGGGCCCTCGCCAAGCTCCCCCGATGA
- a CDS encoding ACP S-malonyltransferase produces the protein MTSAIVFPGMGPCEFTDVARFMLVDRDARDLLATASDALDYDLFARYRDSDSDYSEYAQVAFLVNCVALARWAERVMDLRPGLVAGPSFGGKAAAVYSGALDFAEAVRMTAQLSRIETEYFATEQRGVVTMSFVRTPQDRLRDILGELDEAGEWYEISCYVDTDFWMVTLHEGRTDWLAQRLRAGGGLPLYVMDPPLHATAFQPLRDRVEAELFGSLHFTDPQIPVVADQDGTVRDTADGVRAMLLDGIVTPVRWPEVVGTFQRRGVETVHVCGPDRLWGRVGATVRNFQTTIVDPRRAMSPIRRTVAV, from the coding sequence ATGACCAGCGCCATCGTCTTCCCCGGGATGGGTCCGTGCGAGTTCACCGACGTCGCGAGGTTCATGCTCGTCGACCGGGACGCCCGCGACCTGCTCGCCACCGCGAGCGACGCCCTGGACTACGACCTGTTCGCCCGGTACCGGGACAGCGACAGCGACTACTCCGAGTACGCCCAGGTGGCCTTCCTGGTCAACTGTGTGGCGTTGGCCCGCTGGGCGGAGCGGGTGATGGACCTGCGGCCGGGCCTGGTCGCCGGGCCCAGCTTCGGCGGCAAGGCCGCCGCCGTGTACAGCGGCGCGCTGGACTTCGCCGAGGCGGTACGGATGACCGCGCAACTGTCCCGGATCGAGACGGAGTACTTCGCGACGGAACAGCGGGGCGTGGTGACGATGTCCTTCGTCCGTACCCCGCAGGATCGACTGCGGGACATCCTGGGCGAGTTGGACGAGGCCGGTGAGTGGTACGAGATCTCCTGCTACGTGGACACCGACTTCTGGATGGTGACGCTGCACGAGGGGCGCACCGACTGGTTGGCGCAGCGGCTGCGCGCCGGCGGTGGGCTGCCGCTGTACGTCATGGATCCGCCACTGCACGCCACCGCGTTCCAGCCGCTGCGCGACCGGGTGGAGGCGGAACTGTTCGGGTCGTTGCACTTCACCGACCCGCAGATCCCGGTCGTCGCCGACCAGGACGGCACGGTGCGGGACACCGCCGACGGGGTGCGGGCCATGCTGCTCGACGGCATCGTCACACCGGTGCGCTGGCCGGAGGTGGTTGGCACGTTCCAACGACGGGGCGTGGAGACGGTGCACGTCTGCGGACCTGATCGGTTGTGGGGCCGGGTGGGGGCGACCGTCCGCAACTTCCAGACCACCATCGTGGACCCTCGGCGGGCGATGTCACCGATCCGCCGCACCGTGGCCGTGTGA
- a CDS encoding AMP-binding protein: protein MTQHTDHALHGRFLQGLAAAPRATALHLPSGPVSYEELHATALRWAGSLAAGPDGPPRVVGILAGKTLESYAGLLATLYVGATAVPLHPEFPATRTARMLTACGVSTLLLDDAGLAVRGELGDALSGLPVLAPVVDPGGRDAGLRLPVASATPLAEPLPADPDDVAYVLFTSGSTGHPKGVPITHGNLRHYFSVLDGRCDFGPDDRFSQSFDLNFDCAMFDLFCAWGAGASVHPVPPAAYLDVPAFVAERGLTVWFSTPNAITLVRRTGRLVPAAMPSLRWSFFAGEALHAADAVDWQAAAPGSTLENIYGPTELTVTITGHRWAPQTSPGLCVNGLVPIGSLHDGHDGVLLDADGAADEVEGELVITGPQLTPGYLDPADDEGRFLIRDGRRWYRTGDRVRRLENKELIYLGRLDAQVQVHGWRVELAEIEHALRGCPGIEDAVTVARSGAGGTELVVFYTGEPTAPAQLARQLRQTLPKGMLPRSYRHVPEFPLNSNRKVDRARLAREAAVT from the coding sequence ATGACCCAGCACACCGACCACGCCCTGCACGGGCGCTTCCTGCAGGGGCTGGCCGCCGCGCCCCGGGCCACCGCCCTGCACCTGCCGTCCGGCCCGGTCAGCTACGAGGAACTGCACGCCACCGCGCTGCGCTGGGCGGGGTCACTGGCTGCCGGCCCGGACGGGCCGCCCCGGGTGGTCGGCATCCTGGCCGGCAAGACCCTGGAGTCGTACGCGGGACTGCTCGCCACCCTGTATGTCGGTGCGACCGCCGTACCGCTGCACCCGGAGTTCCCGGCGACGCGCACCGCACGGATGCTCACCGCATGCGGAGTGTCCACCCTGCTACTCGACGACGCCGGTCTGGCGGTGCGGGGCGAGTTGGGCGATGCGCTCTCCGGCCTGCCGGTACTGGCACCGGTGGTGGACCCGGGCGGCAGGGATGCCGGTCTCCGGCTCCCGGTGGCCTCGGCAACGCCGCTGGCCGAGCCCCTCCCGGCCGACCCCGACGATGTGGCCTACGTGCTGTTCACCTCCGGTTCGACGGGGCACCCCAAGGGGGTGCCGATCACTCACGGCAACCTGCGGCACTACTTCTCGGTGCTCGACGGCCGGTGCGACTTCGGGCCGGACGACCGCTTCTCCCAGTCGTTCGACCTCAACTTCGACTGCGCCATGTTCGACCTCTTCTGCGCCTGGGGTGCGGGGGCGAGCGTGCACCCGGTGCCCCCGGCGGCGTACCTGGACGTCCCGGCGTTCGTGGCCGAGCGGGGCCTGACGGTGTGGTTCTCCACACCCAATGCGATCACTCTGGTTCGGCGGACCGGACGGCTGGTTCCGGCGGCGATGCCGTCGCTGCGGTGGAGCTTCTTCGCCGGGGAGGCGCTGCACGCCGCCGACGCGGTGGACTGGCAGGCGGCGGCGCCCGGGTCGACCCTGGAGAACATCTACGGCCCGACCGAGCTGACCGTCACCATCACCGGGCATCGCTGGGCGCCGCAGACCTCGCCGGGGCTCTGCGTCAACGGCCTCGTCCCGATCGGGTCCCTGCACGACGGGCACGACGGGGTGCTGCTCGACGCGGACGGCGCGGCCGACGAGGTGGAGGGTGAACTCGTGATCACCGGCCCGCAGCTGACCCCCGGCTACCTCGATCCGGCCGACGACGAGGGCCGGTTCCTGATCCGGGACGGCCGGCGCTGGTACCGCACCGGAGACCGGGTGCGGCGGCTGGAGAACAAGGAGTTGATCTACCTGGGTCGGCTGGATGCCCAGGTGCAGGTGCACGGCTGGCGGGTCGAGCTGGCCGAGATCGAGCACGCGTTGCGGGGCTGCCCCGGGATCGAGGACGCGGTCACCGTCGCTCGGTCCGGCGCCGGCGGCACCGAGCTGGTGGTCTTCTACACCGGTGAGCCGACCGCACCGGCGCAGTTGGCCCGACAGCTGCGGCAGACCCTGCCGAAGGGCATGTTGCCCCGCTCGTACCGGCACGTGCCGGAGTTCCCGCTGAACTCCAACCGGAAGGTCGACCGGGCCCGGCTGGCGCGTGAGGCCGCCGTGACCTGA
- a CDS encoding AMP-binding protein, which yields MSREIFARTHASVETLHEFLLAGARLTPDKPAVIQAVGGETGSLSYRQLAQRVDGYAATLDELGLDIGDRVVLESDTSATAIATFLACSSLGLTVVPVSPETPAQRLALIAESTEAALHLQTVDGRREAVPTPLGTGRFGTDGIQVERAPAPRSRHRRELVPTDPAYMIFTSGTTGRPKGVVMSHRGVLAFFRGMLRHGIVSAEDRVATTSPLQFDFSLLDIGLALGSGAAVVPVPRSLLRWPRRFVQFLTDSGTTQVNGVPSIWRGVLRHEQAGLAALGEQIRGVLYSGENFPLPELRQLQRALPRARVVNCFGSSESIAASFTDVPNPLPEDADRISIGHAHPGAEMLLIDEDGRPVDEPGVVGQIHLRSAALFNGYWNDPQATAAALVPDPLNPAAGQVVFRTGDLAYRGEGGELYFTGRADSLVKVRGNRVELGEVERRVREFPGIAGAAALMLSQAGKDPVLATFVVLDAGVDGVEEMELGAFCLEALPDYMVPQQVRVLDELPVNANGKIDRRALARRAGEPAQG from the coding sequence ATGAGTCGAGAGATTTTCGCGCGCACGCACGCCTCCGTGGAGACGCTGCACGAGTTCCTGTTGGCGGGCGCCCGGTTGACGCCTGACAAACCGGCCGTCATCCAGGCCGTCGGCGGCGAGACGGGCTCCCTGTCGTACCGTCAGCTCGCCCAGCGGGTCGACGGCTACGCCGCCACCCTCGACGAGTTGGGACTGGACATAGGCGACCGGGTAGTCCTGGAGTCGGACACCTCCGCAACCGCCATCGCCACCTTCCTGGCCTGCTCCTCGCTGGGGCTCACCGTCGTCCCGGTCAGCCCGGAGACACCGGCGCAGCGCCTCGCGCTGATCGCCGAGAGCACCGAGGCGGCGCTGCACCTGCAGACCGTCGACGGACGCCGGGAGGCGGTGCCCACGCCGCTGGGCACCGGCCGCTTCGGCACCGACGGCATCCAGGTCGAGCGGGCTCCAGCACCCCGATCCCGGCACCGCCGGGAGCTGGTCCCCACCGATCCCGCCTACATGATCTTCACGTCCGGCACCACCGGCCGGCCCAAGGGCGTGGTGATGAGCCACCGGGGCGTACTCGCCTTCTTCCGGGGCATGCTCCGGCACGGCATCGTCTCCGCCGAGGACCGGGTCGCCACCACCTCCCCCCTTCAGTTCGACTTCTCCCTGCTCGACATCGGCCTGGCCCTGGGCAGCGGCGCGGCCGTCGTGCCGGTGCCCCGGTCGCTGCTGCGCTGGCCGCGCCGCTTCGTGCAGTTCCTCACCGACTCGGGAACCACCCAGGTCAACGGCGTCCCGTCGATCTGGCGGGGCGTGCTGCGGCACGAGCAGGCCGGGCTGGCCGCGCTCGGCGAACAGATCCGCGGTGTGCTCTACTCCGGCGAGAACTTCCCGCTGCCCGAACTGCGCCAACTGCAACGGGCCCTGCCCCGAGCCCGGGTGGTCAACTGCTTCGGCAGCAGCGAGTCCATCGCCGCCTCCTTCACCGACGTGCCGAACCCGTTGCCCGAGGACGCGGACCGGATCTCCATTGGCCACGCCCACCCCGGTGCGGAGATGCTGCTGATCGACGAGGACGGCCGGCCGGTCGACGAGCCGGGTGTGGTCGGCCAGATCCACCTGCGCAGCGCCGCCCTGTTCAACGGCTACTGGAACGACCCGCAGGCGACCGCCGCCGCGCTGGTGCCCGACCCGCTCAACCCGGCCGCCGGGCAGGTGGTCTTCCGCACCGGCGACCTGGCCTACCGGGGGGAGGGCGGCGAGCTGTACTTCACCGGCCGGGCTGACTCGCTGGTCAAGGTACGGGGCAACCGGGTCGAACTGGGCGAGGTGGAGCGCCGGGTCCGGGAGTTCCCGGGCATCGCCGGTGCCGCCGCGCTGATGCTGTCCCAGGCGGGCAAGGATCCGGTGCTGGCCACCTTCGTGGTGCTCGACGCGGGTGTCGACGGCGTTGAGGAGATGGAGCTCGGCGCGTTCTGCCTGGAGGCGTTGCCCGACTACATGGTGCCGCAGCAGGTGCGGGTTCTCGACGAGCTGCCGGTCAACGCCAACGGCAAGATCGACCGGCGGGCCCTTGCCCGCCGCGCCGGAGAGCCCGCGCAGGGCTGA
- a CDS encoding acyl carrier protein has protein sequence MWDQRFESILRQHLPFLDPEEPLLDGTSLHDSGLDSLAMVELLATLESEYNVRFVDDAMSLETFATPQTLWSAIRDMLGASV, from the coding sequence ATGTGGGATCAACGGTTCGAGAGCATCCTGCGCCAGCACCTGCCCTTCCTCGACCCGGAGGAGCCGCTGCTGGACGGCACCAGCCTGCATGACTCGGGTCTGGACTCCCTTGCCATGGTCGAGCTGCTGGCGACACTCGAAAGTGAGTACAACGTACGTTTCGTCGACGACGCGATGTCACTGGAGACATTCGCCACCCCGCAGACGCTGTGGAGCGCGATACGCGACATGCTCGGTGCTTCCGTGTGA
- a CDS encoding proline iminopeptidase-family hydrolase — MDAMTLAPTDKGIVEFGDHRTWYRVTGRLHEGQPPLVVLHGGPGSTHDYLLSLAELSHSGRPVVHYDQLGNGGSTHLRDRGADFWTVELFLAELDNLLRRLGVTDEYVLLGQSWGGVLAAAHAVDRPAGLRGLVIANAPASYPLWLSELDVLRAALPPGVDATLRRHEAAGTTDSPAYVAAMMVFYQRHVCRRKPLPPELMATFMEINGDPTVYHSMNGPSEFCVTGTLRDYSLVDRLPQIDAPTLVISGEHDEVTPAAVRPFHDLVPGARWEIVDGASHLPHLETPERFTEILTEFLDRL, encoded by the coding sequence GTGGACGCCATGACACTGGCACCGACCGACAAGGGCATCGTGGAGTTCGGCGACCATCGAACGTGGTACCGCGTGACGGGCCGGCTGCACGAGGGTCAGCCGCCGCTCGTCGTGCTGCACGGCGGCCCGGGCAGCACCCACGACTACCTGCTCAGCCTGGCCGAGCTGAGCCACTCCGGTCGCCCGGTGGTGCACTACGACCAGCTCGGTAACGGCGGCTCCACCCATCTGCGGGACCGTGGCGCCGACTTTTGGACGGTGGAGCTGTTCCTGGCCGAGCTGGACAACCTCCTGCGCCGGCTCGGCGTCACCGACGAGTACGTCCTGCTCGGGCAGTCCTGGGGTGGGGTCCTGGCGGCGGCCCACGCGGTGGACCGACCCGCCGGGCTGCGCGGCCTGGTGATCGCCAACGCGCCCGCGTCGTACCCGCTGTGGCTGTCCGAGCTGGACGTGCTGCGGGCCGCGTTGCCCCCCGGCGTGGACGCGACACTGCGTCGACACGAGGCCGCCGGCACCACCGACAGCCCCGCCTACGTGGCCGCGATGATGGTCTTCTACCAGCGGCACGTGTGCCGGCGTAAGCCGTTGCCGCCGGAGCTGATGGCCACCTTCATGGAGATCAACGGTGATCCGACCGTCTACCACTCCATGAACGGGCCGAGCGAGTTCTGCGTGACCGGGACCCTGCGCGACTACTCGCTGGTCGACCGTCTGCCGCAGATCGACGCGCCCACCCTGGTCATCAGCGGCGAGCACGACGAGGTCACCCCGGCCGCCGTGCGCCCCTTCCACGATCTCGTCCCCGGTGCTCGCTGGGAGATCGTCGATGGGGCCAGTCACCTGCCTCACCTGGAGACCCCGGAGCGGTTCACCGAAATCCTCACCGAGTTTCTCGACCGGCTCTGA